The Thermotoga sp. nucleotide sequence AGACACACTGGAACAGGCACTAAACAGAGCAGGTGCGAAAAGCGGGAACAAAGGTTTTGAGGCTGCCATGGTGGCAATTGAGATGGCAAATCTATCAAAGAAACTCAGGAGGGATACTTTTGAAACACCTGATAGCAACCGCGGCAAACAGCAAAATTGAGGAATTTCTCAAGAACGATTGGTATCGTTCTCTCAGAGAAAACGTTGATTTGACAAAAATCGATGTTCTGATCATTGACTACGGGCTGAACAATCCTCCTGAAGGAGTCATAATCTTTCCTGCTGTTGTACATTCCGGACTCATAAACAACACCAGATTCTTGAACCTGGCCCTCTTTCTGGAAGAACATCCTGAGTACGATCAGATTCTTTTCTGTGACGGGGGAGACATTATCTTTCAGAAAGACATCTCACATCTTTTTGAGGAACACAAAGATTCATATCGTGCTGTTGTGGAACGACTGAGTCCTCCTATCGATCTGTTGGTAAAAGAAGAAGACCTGATTAACGGAAAAGAGATAAAATCCTTTCTCTCTGAAAAAAGGCTCTTTAACGTGGGAATGATAATGGCGCCGAGAGAAGGCTTCATCAAGTTAGCAGATGAAATGAAAAAACACCTGAAAAACATGAATGTCTGGGGAGGAGACACTGTCATTGGAAACTTTGTGATGTACAAAAATTCCTATGTTGAACTTCCCACCAAATACAACTTCATCCCTTCAACCGCAAGGGAGAAGTTTTATGTCAAAGATTCAAAGTTCTACCTCCAGAACGGTGAGCTGATTCCAATAGTGCACAATGCAGGAAGGTACAGATTTCTAAGACCCGTTCGGAATTTCGGTTACGGAGAAGGAAAAAATAAAGTCAACAGGTTGAACATCTTCTTATTCAGAATCTCTTTTAGCATAGCAAATCTTTTGAAAAGAAAATGAGGGGATTTCCCCCTCATTCTGACTTTAGATACTTGAAGGAATCAAGTTCATCTCCTATGAGCAAAATTCCTCCTTCGATAGATCTGTACACCTCCATTGTACGCCAGAATTCGTAGAAGTCTTTGTCCTTTGAGAAAATCTCCGCGTAGATCTTCACTGCACTCGCTTCTCCTGTACCCTTTATTTGCTCTGCTGTGCTTTGGGCCTCGGCTATCAACACCTTTGCTGTTTTATCCGCTTCAGCACGTATCTTTCTGGCTTCCTTTTCTCCCTCAGCTCTTATTTGCGCAGCTATGCTGTAGCGTTCTGCTCTCATTCTGTTGTACACAGCCTGTTCGTTTTCTGCGGGAAGGTCCGCATGCTTCACTCTGACGTCAACCACCTCTATCCCGAAATCTTTAAGAGCTTCCCTAGAAAGCTCCGTAACTTCCTTCAGGAGTTCTTCTCTTTTTTCCGAAATGATCTCATCGAAGTTGGACTTTGCAAAAATGTTTCTGACATGTGAATACACCACATCATCTATTCTTGGAAGAGCAAGCTGAACACTTTTAAGAGATTTTATGAAAGTCTCTGGATCCTTTATCCTCCAGAGAACGTAAGTGTCTATCACAAGTGTCTTCTTATCAGAAGCTATGATCTTCTCCGGTTCGATATCATAAAGAAGAATCCTTTTGTCAAACCTCACCACCTTATCGATGAAGGGCTGTTTAATGTAAATTCCCGGCTCTGTCTTGACTGAAACAATCTTTCCAAATCTCAGCACCACTGCCTGCTGCGTTTGATCAACAATGTAGAAGGAAGCCAGAGCGAGCACAAAACCAACCACGATCAAAATGATCAGAAGAGAAAGAATCCATATTTTCATTTTCCCATCTCCTTGAGCAATTCAGAAATGTTCAAAACGTTAAGAGAATCAGCATCCCCTATGAATATAACTTTGTCCTTGTTTTTCTCAAGAATAGACTGGAGAGCATCCAGAAGCATGCGCTTTCTTGTGATATCCGGTGCCTTGGTGTATTCCTTGAGTATCCTGTTAAATCTTTCTGCCTCTCCCAATGCTTTCAGATAGACCTCCTGAGCGTAAGCTTCTGCCTGTCTCAATATTTCCTGAGCCTGACCCTGTGCTTTGGGTACTATGTCGTTGGCGTATTTTCTTGCCTCGTTTATCAATCGTTCCTTGTCCTGTCTTGCGTTGTTCACATCGTCAAAGGCATCCACCACAGGATCTGGTGGAACGACTTCTTGAAGATAAACGTTTTCCACTTTTATACCACAGTTGTAGGAATCCAGTATCTTCTGAACCATTTTTGCAGTTTCAAGTCCTATCTCGTCTCTTCCAATTGTAAGAACATCGTCTATGTTTCTCATAGCCACTTTTTCTCTGAGAACAGATTCCGTCGTGAATCTAACGATCGAATCCGCTTCCGTTATGTTGAAGGCATAAGCAACTGGATCCTTCACTCTGTACTGAACGACAGCCTCAACGCTAACCAGGTTGTTATCTCCGGTTATCATGATGGCTTCCTGCGAAACAGACTGATAGGTTATTCTTCCGCCTCTTTGAATACTCCTGAAACCTATCTCGACTTTTCTCACCGTCGAGATAT carries:
- a CDS encoding 6,7-dimethyl-8-ribityllumazine synthase translates to DTLEQALNRAGAKSGNKGFEAAMVAIEMANLSKKLRRDTFETPDSNRGKQQN
- a CDS encoding glycosyltransferase, which encodes MKHLIATAANSKIEEFLKNDWYRSLRENVDLTKIDVLIIDYGLNNPPEGVIIFPAVVHSGLINNTRFLNLALFLEEHPEYDQILFCDGGDIIFQKDISHLFEEHKDSYRAVVERLSPPIDLLVKEEDLINGKEIKSFLSEKRLFNVGMIMAPREGFIKLADEMKKHLKNMNVWGGDTVIGNFVMYKNSYVELPTKYNFIPSTAREKFYVKDSKFYLQNGELIPIVHNAGRYRFLRPVRNFGYGEGKNKVNRLNIFLFRISFSIANLLKRK
- a CDS encoding protease modulator HflC, which produces MKIWILSLLIILIVVGFVLALASFYIVDQTQQAVVLRFGKIVSVKTEPGIYIKQPFIDKVVRFDKRILLYDIEPEKIIASDKKTLVIDTYVLWRIKDPETFIKSLKSVQLALPRIDDVVYSHVRNIFAKSNFDEIISEKREELLKEVTELSREALKDFGIEVVDVRVKHADLPAENEQAVYNRMRAERYSIAAQIRAEGEKEARKIRAEADKTAKVLIAEAQSTAEQIKGTGEASAVKIYAEIFSKDKDFYEFWRTMEVYRSIEGGILLIGDELDSFKYLKSE
- the hflK gene encoding FtsH protease activity modulator HflK, producing MGKYVWIVLFIAVGIYMLTGVYQVGPSEVALIKTFGKFSSVVQPGIHYHLPYPFQSHVIVDISTVRKVEIGFRSIQRGGRITYQSVSQEAIMITGDNNLVSVEAVVQYRVKDPVAYAFNITEADSIVRFTTESVLREKVAMRNIDDVLTIGRDEIGLETAKMVQKILDSYNCGIKVENVYLQEVVPPDPVVDAFDDVNNARQDKERLINEARKYANDIVPKAQGQAQEILRQAEAYAQEVYLKALGEAERFNRILKEYTKAPDITRKRMLLDALQSILEKNKDKVIFIGDADSLNVLNISELLKEMGK